One Coregonus clupeaformis isolate EN_2021a chromosome 21, ASM2061545v1, whole genome shotgun sequence DNA window includes the following coding sequences:
- the LOC121534570 gene encoding transmembrane protein 125-like, translated as MAEMEEFSPMPPRRTPRRTPRVLRLDPALLQRRVLEDQVELWWFREPRRSLLCYCISVSFVLGLGLGGVGLLSTTTSLSGEWRLGVGTMLCLLALAVLLKQLLSSAVQDMNCVRSRRRIELMKSGGRADPLVILFTGMALALCGGVLLYMSLASGHHGPGQRHRDMFLSGVVLLWAGGATGLAVAGYLLVVHLQQRRERRMLQRRRRGGRGLRDRAVRVFTVSSSRTSLI; from the coding sequence ATGGCTGAGATGGAGGAGTTCTCCCCCATGCCCCCGCGGCGCACCCCACGCCGTACCCCCCGTGTGCTGCGCCTGGACCCGGCCCTGCTCCAGCGGCGGGTGTTGGAGGACCAGGTGGAACTGTGGTGGTTCCGCGAGCCGCGGCGCTCCCTGCTCTGCTACTGCATCTCAGTGAGCTTCGTCCTGGGCTTGGGGCTGGGCGGTGTAGGCCTcctctccaccaccaccagcctgtccGGGGAGTGGCGCCTGGGTGTGGGCACCATGCTCTGCCTCCTAGCTCTGGCTGTCCTCCTCAAACAGCTCCTAAGCTCCGCCGTCCAGGATATGAATTGCGTTCGCAGCCGGAGGCGGATAGAGTTAATGAAGAGCGGTGGGCGGGCGGACCCGTTGGTCATCCTTTTCACCGGGATGGCATTGGCACTCTGCGGAGGGGTCCTACTCTACATGTCGCTGGCCAGCGGGCACCATGGGCCCGGGCAGCGCCACAGGGATATGTTCCTGTCCGGGGTGGTGCTACTGTGGGCAGGGGGCGCCACCGGGCTGGCGGTGGCCGGGTACTTGCTGGTGGTGCACCtccagcagaggagagagaggaggatgttgcAGAggcggaggaggggagggagggggttgcGGGACAGGGCAGTCAGGGTGTTTACAGTCTCCTCTAGTAGAACTAGCCTCATCTGA
- the LOC121534569 gene encoding uncharacterized protein LOC121534569 isoform X1 — translation MIILYLYSKRVHLLMELSFPLNLVTRNNHKHQHILIPKTCRLSTVCKIHRAESLVAISKLNHFSSHLNLNVVVECFWPEKLRFQHSPITVACSRYADNVMGFAYLICWIFVASLPAAVLLSLLPVLSRRVLTVALFTTTDTAVHSTKAGPPSGDVNSNTWPYLAAALATALTISLFIVVAVKCRLFHRYLASYRHSLLPEGDTASQHSPDEVTFPGHGMVGRGGGGNGTHRGLDTDDDDGFIEDNYIQASERARAESHEDEGMEGEVVEDSDDDLQFTIG, via the exons ATGATTATCCTTTATCTTTACTCAAAACGTGTTCACTTGCTTATGGAGTTAAGTTTCCCTTTAAATCTCGTAACACGTAACAACCACAAACACCAGCACATTCTTATCCCCAAAACATGTAGGCTAAGCACAGTATGTAAGATTCATAGAGCTGAGTCCTTAGTTGCAATTTCCAAGTTGAACCACTTCTCATCCCACCTTAACTTGAATGTTGTGGTAGAGTGCTTTTGGCCTGAAAAGTTGCGCTTTCAACACAGTCCAATCACCGTTGCTTGCAGTCGCTATGCCGACAATGTCATGGGCTTTGCTTATCTGATCTGCTGGATCTTCGTTGCGTCGTTACCCGCGGCGGTCTTGTTGTCTCTCCTACCTGTGTTGAGCAGGCGAGTTCTCACTGTAGCTCTCTTCACGACAACAGACACAG CTGTTCACTCCACCAAGGCTGGGCCCCCTAGTGGGGACGTTAACTCCAACACCTGGCCCTACCTGGCTGCAGCGCTGGCCACCGCCCTGACCATCTCCCTGTTCATCGTGGTGGCCGTCAAGTGCCGCCTCTTCCACCGCTACCTAGCCAGCTACCGCCACTCGTTGCTCCCCGAGGGGGACACAGCCAGCCAGCACAGCCCAGACGAGGTGACCTTCCCTGGGCACGGCATGGTGGGCAGAGGAGGTGGAGGTAATGGGACCCACCGAGGGTTGGATACTGATGACGACGATGGCTTCATAGAGGATAATTACATCCAGGCCAGCGAGAGGGCGAGGGCAGAGAGTCACGAGGAcgaagggatggaaggagaggtgGTGGAGGATAGTGATGATGATCTTCAGTTCACCATTGGGTGA